A genomic segment from Brucella pseudogrignonensis encodes:
- a CDS encoding nucleoside deaminase: MDIALEEAKSAATRGEVPIGAVLVHDGEIIARAGNRTRELNDITAHAEVLVIRQAGETLQSERLIDCDLYVTLEPCAMCAAAISFARIRRLYYGAADPKGGGVEYGPRFYTQPTCHHIPEVYTGFSEEDSQTLLREFFREKR; this comes from the coding sequence ATGGATATTGCGCTTGAAGAGGCAAAATCTGCCGCCACTCGTGGTGAGGTGCCGATTGGTGCTGTACTCGTCCATGACGGAGAAATCATTGCACGCGCCGGCAACCGGACGCGAGAATTGAACGATATCACCGCCCACGCCGAAGTGCTTGTGATCCGGCAGGCCGGTGAAACGCTCCAGTCGGAACGGCTTATCGACTGCGACCTCTATGTCACCCTTGAACCCTGCGCGATGTGCGCAGCCGCAATCTCATTTGCACGTATCCGCCGTCTTTATTATGGGGCCGCAGACCCTAAAGGCGGCGGAGTTGAATATGGGCCGCGCTTTTATACGCAGCCCACATGCCATCACATTCCTGAAGTCTATACCGGTTTCTCGGAAGAAGACTCTCAGACCCTACTCCGGGAATTCTTTCGCGAGAAACGCTGA
- a CDS encoding pseudouridine synthase: MSTEDDNKGGRRPPFGREGRGDRGERSGSTRGERGERRPGFREDRPREGGFREDRPRRDDDRGAPRKFGSRDAQDGEDSGERIAKRLARAGIASRREAETMIAAGRITVNGKVLSTPAVNVKRTDVITVDGKQLKQAERTRLWLYHKPAGLVTTNRDPEGRPTVFEALPEEMPRVLSVGRLDINTEGLLLLTNDGGLSRVLELPSTGWLRRYRVRAHGKVTQAQLDELKNGIAVDGIFYGSIEATLEREQGANVWISIGLREGKNREVKNILGALGLNVGRLIRVSFGPFQLGDLEEGGVREIRGRILRDQLGEKLVEESGADFDAPIVNEFSNAVVQGRTAREMEQREPEEERRRPQREWISSQPERRKPKEKKDDKIEPRRRGGVNVWMASGARPQGEKAAAEKAARATARGERASRSDGDFKSRPRRFEDGDQRRDEGREDRPRRFDKPAGRPEGRSEGRPPHRGPRSEGDFQSRPRRFGDGEQRRDEGREERPRRFENRSEGRSEGRYEPRTPRPEGRSDDRKQERRPGKRERAELKAEGGERSSGGYEGRGFGKPSGPRSGAPRSGEGRGPSKGPGGFGKGPDRGGSGGNRSNDGKPRGGKPGGNGADRRR, encoded by the coding sequence ATGAGTACAGAAGACGACAATAAGGGCGGTCGACGTCCTCCATTTGGACGCGAAGGTCGCGGAGATCGTGGTGAACGTTCGGGCAGTACGCGTGGTGAACGCGGTGAGCGTCGTCCGGGATTTCGCGAAGACCGGCCTCGTGAAGGTGGCTTCCGCGAAGACAGACCGCGCCGCGACGATGACCGTGGCGCTCCGCGCAAGTTTGGATCGCGCGACGCACAAGACGGTGAAGATAGCGGTGAACGCATCGCAAAGCGTTTAGCGCGTGCGGGCATTGCTTCGCGTCGCGAAGCCGAGACGATGATTGCGGCTGGCCGTATCACCGTAAATGGCAAAGTTCTTTCGACACCGGCTGTTAACGTCAAGCGCACGGATGTCATCACAGTTGATGGTAAGCAGCTGAAGCAGGCTGAGCGCACACGTCTTTGGCTCTATCACAAGCCTGCAGGTCTTGTGACGACGAACCGCGATCCCGAAGGTCGCCCGACTGTGTTTGAAGCGCTGCCAGAAGAAATGCCACGTGTGCTTTCTGTTGGCCGTCTCGATATCAACACCGAAGGCCTGCTTCTGCTTACCAATGATGGTGGTCTGTCGCGTGTTCTGGAGCTTCCTTCGACCGGTTGGCTGCGCCGCTACCGCGTGCGCGCCCACGGCAAGGTTACGCAGGCGCAGCTTGATGAGCTTAAAAATGGCATCGCAGTCGACGGCATTTTCTACGGCAGCATTGAAGCGACGCTCGAGCGCGAGCAGGGTGCCAATGTCTGGATCTCGATTGGTTTGCGCGAAGGCAAGAACCGCGAAGTTAAGAATATTCTTGGTGCGCTTGGTCTGAACGTTGGTCGTCTGATCCGTGTTTCCTTCGGTCCTTTCCAGCTTGGCGATCTCGAGGAAGGCGGCGTGCGCGAAATTCGCGGCCGTATTCTGCGCGATCAGCTTGGCGAAAAGCTTGTTGAAGAATCGGGTGCTGACTTTGATGCGCCAATCGTCAATGAGTTCTCGAACGCTGTCGTTCAGGGGCGTACTGCACGAGAGATGGAGCAGCGCGAGCCGGAAGAAGAGCGTCGTCGTCCGCAGCGCGAGTGGATTTCCAGTCAGCCCGAACGCCGCAAGCCAAAAGAAAAGAAAGACGACAAGATTGAACCGCGTCGTCGCGGCGGTGTAAATGTCTGGATGGCGTCTGGTGCACGTCCACAAGGCGAAAAAGCAGCCGCGGAAAAAGCAGCACGCGCAACGGCACGTGGTGAGCGCGCAAGCCGTTCCGATGGTGATTTCAAGTCGCGTCCACGTCGTTTCGAGGATGGTGATCAGCGCCGTGATGAAGGCCGTGAAGATCGTCCACGTCGCTTTGACAAGCCTGCCGGTCGTCCAGAGGGGCGTTCGGAAGGCCGCCCGCCGCATCGTGGTCCGCGCAGTGAAGGTGACTTCCAGTCACGTCCACGCCGTTTCGGCGATGGCGAGCAGCGTCGTGATGAGGGGCGTGAAGAGCGTCCGCGTCGCTTTGAAAACCGTTCGGAAGGGCGTTCCGAAGGTCGGTATGAGCCGCGCACACCGCGCCCAGAGGGTCGCAGCGATGACCGCAAGCAAGAGCGTCGTCCGGGTAAGCGCGAGCGCGCTGAACTGAAGGCGGAGGGCGGCGAAAGATCATCGGGCGGTTATGAAGGCCGTGGCTTCGGTAAGCCTTCTGGCCCCCGCAGTGGCGCACCACGTTCCGGTGAAGGTCGTGGTCCGTCAAAGGGCCCGGGTGGTTTCGGCAAGGGACCAGATCGCGGCGGTTCGGGGGGCAACAGGTCGAATGATGGAAAGCCACGCGGTGGCAAGCCTGGAGGCAATGGTGCGGATCGTCGGCGGTAA
- a CDS encoding pitrilysin family protein, translating to MLLLVAGSLPANAIEIQEVVSPKGIKAWLVEDNSVPLVSMRFSFKGGASQDPSGKEGLANLMTGLFDEGAGDLDSDSFQERIDNLGGEMSFSASPDSVSGSIRMLAENRKPVTDLLALAVNKPRFDQDAIDRIRKQVVASLEASQRNPSTIASRKFADVLYGDHPYARPDEGTVKSLQSITRDDLVNFHRKNFARDKLTVGVVGSINAKDLGEMLDEVFGDLPATAELVPVPDAKLALGTTTSLSFDMPQTSISFVYPAVPRKDDEFFAAYLMNHILGGGFTSRLYAEVREKRGLAYSVSSSMSLRDHASALTISTATRPEKAQESLKIIREQVAKMASDGPTEAELAAAKSYLKGSYAVNNLDSSISIADTLVGLQEADLDRDYIDKRNELIDAVTLDQVKAIAKKLLEAEPAILIFGPAQS from the coding sequence ATGTTGTTGCTGGTGGCAGGCAGCCTGCCTGCCAATGCTATCGAGATTCAGGAAGTCGTTTCACCCAAAGGCATCAAAGCCTGGCTGGTGGAAGATAATTCGGTGCCGCTCGTATCCATGCGTTTTTCGTTTAAGGGCGGGGCTTCACAGGATCCATCGGGTAAGGAAGGTCTTGCCAACCTGATGACCGGGCTTTTCGATGAAGGCGCAGGTGACCTTGATTCTGACAGCTTTCAGGAACGCATTGATAATCTGGGTGGAGAAATGAGTTTCTCGGCGTCGCCGGATTCTGTTTCAGGCAGTATTCGTATGTTGGCTGAGAACCGGAAACCTGTTACCGATCTTCTCGCACTCGCGGTCAATAAACCGCGTTTTGATCAGGACGCAATTGATCGTATCCGCAAACAGGTCGTTGCGAGCCTTGAAGCATCACAGCGTAATCCATCGACAATTGCATCGCGCAAATTTGCAGATGTGCTTTATGGCGATCATCCCTATGCTCGTCCGGATGAAGGGACTGTCAAGTCTCTGCAATCAATCACCCGCGACGATCTGGTGAATTTCCATCGTAAGAATTTCGCGCGCGACAAGCTGACAGTCGGTGTGGTTGGCTCGATCAATGCAAAAGATCTGGGCGAAATGCTTGATGAGGTCTTTGGCGATTTGCCAGCCACTGCAGAATTGGTGCCGGTGCCTGATGCGAAGCTCGCGCTTGGGACAACAACCAGCCTGAGCTTTGACATGCCGCAGACATCAATCAGCTTTGTTTATCCGGCTGTGCCGCGCAAGGATGATGAGTTTTTCGCTGCCTATTTGATGAACCACATTCTGGGCGGTGGTTTCACGTCGCGTCTTTATGCGGAAGTGCGTGAAAAGCGTGGTCTTGCCTATTCAGTGTCTTCGTCGATGTCACTGCGTGATCATGCTTCGGCGCTGACAATTTCGACCGCTACGCGCCCTGAAAAAGCGCAGGAATCGCTCAAGATTATTCGCGAGCAGGTTGCTAAAATGGCAAGCGACGGGCCAACAGAGGCTGAACTTGCTGCTGCTAAAAGCTACCTCAAAGGCTCTTACGCTGTGAACAATCTCGATTCCTCTATCTCGATCGCCGACACGCTTGTTGGCCTTCAGGAGGCGGACCTTGATCGGGATTACATCGACAAGCGCAATGAATTGATCGATGCGGTGACGCTTGATCAGGTCAAAGCTATTGCCAAAAAGCTTTTGGAAGCAGAACCTGCAATTCTGATTTTCGGACCTGCGCAGTCCTAA
- the rsmD gene encoding 16S rRNA (guanine(966)-N(2))-methyltransferase RsmD → MRIVGGKFRGRALVTPTTNAIRPTTDRTRESLFNILAHSFPEKVDGGRVLDLFAGTGALGLEALSRGARYAVFVEESAEGRGILRQNIEAFGLQGQTKVLRRDACKLGEAGTMEPFDLIFADPPYGRRMGEKALLSALEGGWLNPDALIVLEEETEASLELDERFVVHEERNYGGTIIRLIQLKQG, encoded by the coding sequence GTGCGGATCGTCGGCGGTAAATTCCGCGGGCGAGCGCTCGTTACACCCACAACAAATGCGATCCGTCCCACGACGGATCGCACCCGCGAAAGCCTCTTCAATATTCTTGCGCACAGCTTTCCCGAAAAGGTGGATGGCGGTCGTGTTCTTGACCTGTTTGCTGGTACGGGCGCGCTGGGCCTTGAAGCCCTTTCGCGCGGTGCGCGCTATGCGGTTTTTGTCGAAGAATCGGCGGAAGGTCGCGGTATTCTGCGTCAAAACATTGAGGCTTTTGGCTTACAGGGACAGACGAAAGTGCTCCGGCGGGATGCCTGCAAACTTGGCGAAGCTGGCACAATGGAGCCTTTCGATCTGATTTTTGCTGATCCGCCTTATGGACGTCGTATGGGCGAGAAAGCACTTTTATCAGCACTGGAAGGCGGTTGGCTTAATCCTGACGCACTTATCGTGCTTGAAGAAGAAACAGAAGCTTCGCTTGAGCTGGATGAACGATTCGTTGTGCATGAAGAGCGCAATTATGGTGGCACCATCATTCGCCTTATCCAATTGAAGCAAGGCTGA
- a CDS encoding cytochrome b, which produces MYKSNRFWDTPDGYGLVSRCFHWSMAALFVWQFTSTILRIFAKDTSFYNFFWPTHFQVGFALLVLLLFRGVWGVLNYSRRPHHAGLTGKFAGLGHLVIYALMFVVPALALLRSYGNGRGFSFLGIEIFAKTGVQDAALTAPANAAHGLLGWILLAIIAGHVIMALLHHFVLRDDTLRHMTGHRVTN; this is translated from the coding sequence ATGTATAAATCAAACCGCTTTTGGGACACTCCTGACGGATATGGGCTGGTCAGCCGTTGCTTCCACTGGTCTATGGCAGCACTTTTTGTCTGGCAGTTCACCTCAACCATTCTTCGCATATTCGCCAAGGATACTTCATTTTATAATTTTTTCTGGCCAACCCATTTTCAGGTCGGGTTTGCTCTTTTGGTTCTGCTTCTTTTCCGGGGTGTTTGGGGGGTACTCAATTATTCCCGGCGACCGCATCATGCCGGGCTGACTGGCAAGTTTGCAGGCCTTGGCCATCTGGTGATTTATGCCCTTATGTTCGTCGTGCCTGCGCTGGCGCTGTTGCGCAGTTATGGCAATGGCCGTGGGTTCTCGTTTCTAGGTATAGAAATTTTTGCGAAAACTGGTGTTCAGGATGCGGCCTTGACTGCTCCCGCTAATGCTGCTCACGGCCTTTTGGGCTGGATTTTGCTGGCTATCATCGCTGGTCATGTGATTATGGCGCTGCTTCATCATTTTGTGCTGCGTGATGACACGCTGCGGCACATGACGGGACATCGCGTAACTAATTAA
- a CDS encoding pitrilysin family protein, producing MHNPSLRRLLLSTAIGFALALPLAAVSVQAQTPAPAVSAEAAATTPAQTLPEISKSDDISSFTLENGLKVVVIPDHRAPVVTQMIWYHVGSADEAPGKSGIAHFLEHLMFKGTKTYPAGEFSAKIAAIGGQENAFTSYDYTAYFQRVAPDALEMVMGYESDRMANLVLDEEAVTTEREVILEERRMRVDSNPAAMLMENTDAVLFYNHPYRVPVIGWRQEMEKLSLRDAVDFYQQYYTPNNATLVIAGDVTPERVRDLVMQTWAKIPKRADVLPRERPQEPQKHAARVVTLHDDRVSTPSFRMSWLVPSYANEKRFPNVKAGDAPALDLLGEILGGSLRSRLYQELIVKQGIASNTGASYAGDPLDDGTFSVYGSPQNGKTLADVEKAVDAELARIIKDGVTQEELDQARNRFLKAITFARDSQSGMARIYGSTLSIGQNIEDIQKWPDLIKSVTVDQIKDAAGRYLVKDQSVTSYLLPPDTEPENARENPNAAAGDAVGQGAEGAIQ from the coding sequence GTGCATAACCCCTCACTCCGGCGCTTACTGTTGTCTACGGCAATCGGTTTCGCACTGGCTTTGCCACTGGCAGCCGTTTCTGTTCAGGCGCAGACACCCGCTCCGGCTGTATCCGCCGAAGCCGCAGCCACGACGCCAGCGCAAACTCTTCCGGAAATAAGCAAATCTGACGACATCAGCAGCTTCACGCTGGAAAATGGTTTGAAGGTCGTGGTCATTCCTGATCACCGTGCACCGGTCGTTACGCAGATGATCTGGTATCATGTGGGATCCGCTGATGAAGCGCCCGGCAAATCCGGCATTGCCCATTTTCTTGAGCATCTGATGTTCAAGGGCACCAAGACTTATCCGGCTGGGGAGTTTTCTGCGAAGATCGCAGCCATTGGTGGTCAGGAAAACGCCTTCACGTCCTATGATTATACGGCCTATTTCCAGCGTGTCGCACCGGACGCACTGGAAATGGTGATGGGCTATGAATCTGATCGTATGGCCAATTTGGTTCTCGATGAGGAAGCCGTCACGACAGAGCGTGAAGTGATCCTTGAAGAGCGTCGTATGCGGGTCGATTCAAATCCCGCAGCGATGCTGATGGAAAACACCGATGCCGTGCTGTTCTATAATCATCCTTATCGCGTGCCGGTTATCGGCTGGCGGCAGGAAATGGAGAAACTCAGCCTCAGGGATGCGGTTGATTTCTACCAGCAATATTATACGCCGAATAATGCGACACTGGTGATTGCCGGTGATGTGACGCCAGAGCGCGTGCGTGATCTGGTCATGCAAACCTGGGCAAAAATCCCCAAGCGTGCCGATGTGTTGCCGCGTGAGCGTCCGCAAGAGCCGCAGAAACACGCAGCGCGCGTTGTGACATTGCATGATGATCGCGTGAGCACGCCGTCATTCCGTATGTCTTGGCTGGTGCCATCATATGCCAATGAAAAGCGTTTCCCGAATGTGAAGGCGGGCGATGCCCCAGCACTTGATTTGCTTGGTGAAATTCTGGGCGGTTCGCTGCGTTCGCGTCTTTATCAGGAACTGATCGTCAAACAGGGCATCGCATCCAATACGGGTGCGAGCTATGCTGGTGATCCGCTTGATGACGGCACATTCTCGGTCTATGGCTCGCCACAAAATGGCAAGACCCTGGCAGACGTAGAGAAGGCCGTTGATGCTGAACTTGCGCGGATTATTAAAGACGGTGTGACACAGGAAGAGCTGGATCAGGCGCGAAACCGGTTTCTGAAAGCGATTACATTTGCACGGGATAGCCAGTCTGGAATGGCCCGCATCTATGGCTCTACCTTGTCGATTGGCCAGAATATCGAAGATATTCAGAAATGGCCGGACCTCATCAAATCGGTGACGGTTGATCAGATCAAGGATGCAGCGGGCCGTTATCTCGTCAAAGATCAGTCCGTGACCAGTTATCTGCTGCCACCCGATACTGAGCCAGAAAACGCCCGCGAAAATCCCAATGCCGCTGCAGGCGATGCGGTTGGTCAAGGCGCAGAAGGAGCAATCCAGTGA
- the ileS gene encoding isoleucine--tRNA ligase codes for MTDTTAKIDYSKTLNLPQTEFPMRAGLPAREPLFVQRWEEMNLYKKLREDAKDRPLYVLHDGPPYANGNIHIGHALNKILKDVITRSFQMRGFNSNYVPGWDCHGLPIEWKIEEKYRAQGKNKDEVAINEFRKECRDFAAGWIKVQSEEFKRLAICGDFENPYTTMNFHAEARIAGELLKFAASGQLYRGSKPVMWSVVERTALAEAEVEYHDIESDMIWVKFPVAGTNDLSGSSVVIWTTTPWTIPGNRAVSYSNRVAYGLYEVVAAENDFGPQAGEKLIFGDKLAEECAKKAKLEFKRLRDVSFEELGAVTLHHPLKGFAGGYEFVVPLISGDHVTDDAGTGFVHTAPSHGREDFEAWMDAARELEARGIDSSIPFPVGDDGYYTKDTPGFGPDREGGPARVIDDNGKKGDANESVIKQLIARNNLFARGRLKHSYPHSWRSKKPIIYRNTPQWFVYMDKNLGDGTTLRSRSLKAIEETRFVPAAGQTRLRAMIEGRPDWVLSRQRAWGVPICVFADDEGNILQDDAVNKRILEAFEEEGADAWFTDGARERFLGNRADESWTQVRDILDVWFDSGSTHTFTLEDRPDMKWPADVYLEGSDQHRGWFHSSLLESCGTRGRAPYNAVVTHGFTMDENGKKMSKSLGNTVTPQDVIKDSGADILRLWVMTTDYWEDQRLGKSIIQTNIDAYRKLRNTIRWMLGTLAHDEGEILPHTDLPELERLMLHRLAELDEVVRSGYDAFDFKRISRALIDFMNVELSAFYFDIRKDALYCDAPSSSRRKAALQTVRAIFDRVTTWLAPMLPFTTEEAWLDRYPNAASVHLEQFRTTPGEWRDDVLAEKWRKVRNVRRVVTGALELERADKRIGSSLEAAPVVYIADKSLADSLDGLDFAEICITSGISLTDAAAPAEAFVLDDVKGVAVVPVRAEGEKCARSWRYTTDVGSDPEFPEVSARDAVALRELKALGKLSV; via the coding sequence ATGACCGACACGACCGCTAAGATCGATTATTCCAAGACGCTCAATCTTCCGCAGACCGAATTTCCGATGCGCGCAGGCTTGCCAGCTCGCGAGCCGCTTTTTGTGCAGCGCTGGGAGGAAATGAACCTCTACAAGAAGCTACGCGAAGATGCGAAAGACCGTCCGCTTTATGTTCTGCATGATGGCCCTCCATATGCAAACGGCAATATCCATATCGGCCATGCGCTGAACAAAATCCTCAAGGACGTCATCACGCGCTCTTTCCAGATGCGCGGCTTCAACTCGAATTATGTGCCAGGCTGGGATTGCCATGGCCTGCCGATCGAATGGAAGATCGAAGAAAAATATCGCGCGCAGGGCAAGAACAAAGACGAAGTCGCAATCAACGAGTTCCGCAAGGAATGCCGTGATTTTGCAGCTGGCTGGATCAAGGTTCAGTCTGAAGAGTTTAAACGTCTCGCAATCTGCGGCGATTTTGAAAATCCCTACACCACGATGAACTTCCATGCGGAAGCCCGTATCGCAGGCGAACTCTTGAAGTTCGCAGCCTCCGGTCAGCTCTATCGTGGTTCAAAACCTGTCATGTGGTCGGTGGTCGAACGTACAGCGCTGGCAGAAGCTGAAGTTGAATATCACGACATTGAGTCGGATATGATCTGGGTTAAGTTCCCGGTCGCAGGCACGAATGATCTTTCTGGAAGCTCTGTGGTTATCTGGACGACGACTCCATGGACCATTCCGGGCAACCGTGCGGTTTCCTATTCAAACCGCGTTGCTTATGGCCTTTATGAAGTCGTTGCTGCTGAAAATGATTTCGGCCCGCAGGCCGGAGAAAAGCTGATCTTTGGCGATAAGCTCGCTGAAGAATGCGCAAAGAAGGCGAAGCTTGAATTCAAGCGTTTACGGGATGTGTCGTTCGAAGAATTGGGCGCAGTTACACTCCATCATCCGCTCAAAGGCTTTGCCGGTGGATATGAGTTCGTGGTTCCTCTTATCTCTGGCGATCATGTCACCGATGATGCCGGTACGGGCTTTGTACACACGGCACCGAGCCATGGCCGCGAAGACTTTGAAGCATGGATGGATGCGGCGCGTGAACTTGAAGCGCGCGGGATTGATTCAAGCATCCCGTTCCCGGTTGGCGATGACGGCTATTACACCAAGGACACTCCGGGCTTTGGCCCTGATCGTGAAGGCGGTCCCGCACGCGTTATCGACGATAACGGCAAAAAGGGTGATGCGAACGAATCTGTCATCAAGCAGCTGATTGCGCGTAACAATCTGTTTGCGCGCGGTCGCCTCAAGCATTCCTATCCGCATTCGTGGCGCTCGAAGAAGCCGATCATCTACCGCAACACGCCACAATGGTTTGTCTATATGGACAAGAACCTTGGCGATGGCACCACGCTGCGCTCGCGTTCGTTGAAAGCGATTGAGGAAACTCGTTTCGTACCTGCTGCTGGTCAGACGCGTCTGCGCGCAATGATCGAAGGCCGCCCGGATTGGGTGCTTTCGCGTCAGCGCGCATGGGGCGTGCCAATCTGTGTGTTTGCCGATGATGAAGGCAATATTCTGCAAGACGATGCCGTCAATAAGCGCATTCTCGAAGCTTTCGAGGAGGAAGGCGCTGACGCATGGTTTACCGATGGCGCACGTGAGCGTTTCCTTGGCAACCGTGCTGATGAAAGCTGGACGCAGGTTCGCGATATTCTTGACGTTTGGTTCGACTCGGGTTCGACGCACACATTCACGCTGGAAGATCGTCCAGATATGAAATGGCCTGCCGATGTTTATCTGGAAGGCTCGGATCAGCATCGCGGCTGGTTCCACTCGTCGCTGCTAGAAAGCTGCGGAACGCGTGGCCGTGCGCCTTACAATGCTGTTGTTACCCACGGTTTCACCATGGATGAGAACGGCAAGAAGATGTCGAAGTCACTCGGAAACACTGTGACGCCACAGGACGTGATCAAGGATTCCGGCGCCGATATTCTGCGTTTGTGGGTCATGACGACCGACTATTGGGAAGATCAGCGCCTTGGCAAGAGCATCATCCAGACCAATATCGACGCTTATCGAAAGCTGCGTAACACGATCCGCTGGATGCTTGGCACGCTTGCCCATGATGAAGGCGAAATACTGCCGCATACGGATCTGCCTGAGCTTGAGCGTCTGATGCTGCATCGTCTGGCTGAACTTGATGAAGTTGTACGTTCCGGTTATGACGCGTTTGATTTCAAGCGTATTTCCCGCGCTTTGATCGATTTTATGAATGTCGAACTCTCGGCTTTCTATTTCGATATCCGCAAAGACGCGCTTTATTGCGATGCGCCGTCGAGCTCCCGTCGTAAGGCTGCCCTTCAGACAGTTCGTGCGATTTTTGATCGTGTGACCACATGGCTCGCACCAATGCTGCCTTTCACCACGGAAGAAGCATGGCTTGATCGTTATCCGAACGCGGCTTCGGTGCATCTGGAGCAGTTCCGCACCACTCCTGGCGAATGGCGCGATGATGTGCTGGCTGAAAAGTGGCGCAAGGTTCGCAATGTCCGTCGCGTCGTTACGGGTGCGCTCGAGCTGGAACGCGCAGACAAGCGCATTGGTTCTTCACTGGAAGCGGCGCCGGTCGTTTACATTGCTGATAAGAGCCTGGCCGATTCGCTTGACGGCTTGGATTTTGCTGAAATTTGTATCACGAGTGGCATCTCGCTTACCGATGCTGCAGCGCCGGCCGAAGCGTTCGTGCTTGATGATGTCAAGGGCGTCGCTGTGGTGCCTGTGCGTGCGGAAGGTGAAAAATGTGCACGCTCATGGCGCTATACGACAGATGTCGGATCTGATCCGGAATTCCCGGAAGTCTCGGCGCGTGACGCAGTTGCACTGCGCGAATTGAAAGCTCTTGGTAAGCTTTCAGTTTAA
- a CDS encoding MipA/OmpV family protein: MTRIVSLAFVTGAALFVGPLSVIAADMQQTDVYVTQEVKPARKYPWSGDWYLKIGAAGMIAPKFEGSNKYRFSGQPLISLGRQGEAERFSSRNDNAAFAFIDTDRFRAGAVGKLMFKRDTDIDGLHETKFGGEAGGFVDVYPTDWLRVRGEVRHGIRAHKGVVADIAADAFYDVTPVVRVSAGPRATFASKDYMRTYYGVTAEEAVASGLKEYRPGGGWESVGVGGAVTWRATDKIDTSLFAEYNRLQDKAKNSSIVKDHGSPNQFTVGVSATYRFDFSLD, from the coding sequence GTGACGCGTATTGTCTCTCTCGCCTTTGTTACAGGCGCCGCATTGTTCGTTGGTCCTCTTTCGGTCATTGCCGCAGATATGCAGCAGACAGATGTTTATGTGACTCAGGAAGTGAAGCCTGCCCGTAAATATCCATGGTCGGGCGATTGGTATCTCAAGATCGGCGCAGCCGGAATGATTGCGCCGAAGTTTGAGGGATCAAACAAGTACCGCTTTTCAGGACAACCATTGATTTCTCTTGGCCGTCAGGGTGAAGCAGAGCGTTTTTCATCGCGCAATGACAATGCGGCCTTTGCTTTCATCGATACGGATCGTTTCCGTGCCGGTGCAGTCGGCAAGCTGATGTTCAAGCGAGATACCGATATTGACGGTCTGCATGAAACGAAATTTGGTGGTGAAGCCGGTGGTTTCGTTGATGTCTATCCAACCGACTGGCTGCGCGTTCGCGGCGAAGTGCGCCACGGTATCCGTGCGCATAAGGGCGTTGTTGCCGATATTGCGGCGGATGCGTTTTATGACGTGACGCCAGTTGTGCGCGTTTCGGCTGGACCGCGCGCTACCTTCGCTTCCAAAGATTATATGCGCACTTACTATGGTGTGACGGCTGAAGAAGCTGTGGCTTCTGGCCTGAAAGAATATCGCCCGGGCGGCGGTTGGGAATCAGTCGGCGTTGGAGGTGCTGTTACCTGGCGCGCAACTGACAAGATCGATACGAGTCTTTTTGCAGAATATAATCGTCTTCAGGATAAAGCCAAAAACTCCAGCATCGTGAAAGATCATGGTTCGCCGAACCAGTTCACAGTCGGCGTATCTGCGACCTATCGTTTCGATTTCTCGCTGGATTGA